The genomic stretch CACTGCAACTAAACTGCAAGTTTCATGTCATAACATGCTGCATTCCTTTTCTGAAAGTAGAATAGTTGAGATCATCCCAATTGCAATACTCAGATTCAAAGAACAAGTACCAAACTTTGTCATCCTTGATGCATTCATAGAGTTTCTGAAACTTAACCCATGCTTGGCTCTATCCTTGGAGAGTGCTTCCTATCTTGTTGTAAATGGAGAATTCATTTAGTAAGCAGTACTTTTCTGATTCATTTTCCTGATACTTAGTCTGGCTGCAAGCAACTACAAATTTTGATTAGGTTCAACCCAGTGATCATTTAAGCGAAATTTGTGATATATTCAAATGTTTTAACTGCTTGATTCGGAGACCGAAAGCCCCTGAATCTCACAGTAAGACCTTAATTTTCATCATAATCTTTTCATAGGCTATCATCTCTTGGGAACAATGCACTTGGGCATGACTTGCCTTGTGGTGCGGTGAGAGTTGGAGCTTCTACATTGTAGAAGCATGTGAACCAAGAAATCCAGGTgaaagaagatgatgatgccTGAGTCTTTTCATGCCCCTCTTCAGTTTGTGCAGCTGAGAAAGGAATTGAaggatgagaaagagagagagagactacatTATGATTGTTCATGGTCTCACAAGCACATGCATGTTCTTAGGTTGGTCATGAACCCATCTTGTGTCAGAAACAAAAGGACAAGCCTTTGCCATGATGTATCAGAATTGGTTCCTTCTGGTATCTTTCATGCACAACCTGTGATCTTTGTCAATTTCTAAGATGGATGTCATCATGTGAATCTGGTAGAACTCGTTGATGCATCTCTACTATAATATCACATTGTTCCTGAAACTGTCACAGAAGATCTATACCTCATCACAATTGCTGTACTACAATAATTTCCTTTCACAAACTACACATCTCTCTTCAGTATTTGCTTTTGCAGTAGTTTTTTCATCACAAACTGTTCATTTTTCTCTCACTAGTTTTGTAGATGTCACTAATTTCCTTTCATCACAATCACCTCATCTTCTACAGAAATTTCCAATTAATGACATGACTGCTAATCCAGCAGCAAAAGACTCAGCGGATGGACAGATCAAAACTACTCATACTGATACTAACAAAACCACATGAAGCAATAAATTGGAGCAAGAAGCTCTCAATGAAGTCAACAACCATTCATACATGGAACAAGATGGCATCTGCATCCTGAGCAGTAACACAAAGGAATCAGAAACAAGAACAGAAATGGGGAAGAGCTGCACCTAAGCATATCGGCTAAACCAAGGTTAACAATAGACATCCTTGTCGTTCCTGAAAGCACAGCATCCTATTAAGTAGATGACAACGAGGAAGATGAGGAGCACAAAATTAATGACAGCAATCTTCTTCCAGTCATGCTTGAGGTTGGCAAGAACCCCTGCCTTGCAAGATTGGCAGTCATAGCAGAGAGTGGATGGATCATTTTGCCATGAATTGCAGTCTGGCAAATCAGATGAGTAAAAGCCAGGAGGTTTAGTCCATGCAGTTCCATTAATGTAGGTGAAGTTGCATGCACTTGGAGGCTTGCAGCATCCAGACTGCACCAAGATGACAGAATGCAAGCAGAAAAGAAGGTTAGTACATGTATCTTCTCAGTAAAAAACTATAGATGATAATGTTTACATCGAATGCCATTATGAATTCTATCTGTGTAGTTTATTTGAATCAAAACCATCTGAAATATATGTAGCCTGGAATCATAGTGTGTTTACATGTGAGAATAAGAAGAAAAAGCAAGAAGAGGAGACAAGCATGTTGAACATGGAAGTCATGTTCATAAACTTGAATCACCAACACATACTTAGATTCAAGAGCTGGAAATAGACTTGTTGATTCATTGTAGTGCTCTGGAGAAATCTTTTTGAAGCCTTGTGGATAAGCAGAATAAAGAACAGTAAGAACATATTTATGCAGACCTATTTGCTTTCAAATCTTAGAGTAGTATGCCTAAAAAATGATTGAAACATACAAAAATATGCCTAGAGAATAATTAATACAAAAACATCTAGGATTTTAGAGAAGTATGCAAAGAAAGAATTGAAATGCATCTGGAGTTACATTAAATTTAATATAATCCATGTAAAATGAGTGCTCATTAGCCACAAGAGAatggaattattattatttgcagTTCAAAATAGGCAACAGGAATGTGGTGGGGATTGATCAAACACAGAGAAAGATGAATGTGCATCCACTAAATAGGAGTTGTCAGCATCAACTAACAGAGATGTATGTGATCTAAGAGCAATTGAAAGCATAATCTAACTGCATCCTTGTCTCCCCTAGTGCTGCTTATGGCATATCTTTGCATGCAGCAAACTCCACTTAAATTGTTTGGGACAATGAGGGAATACATTCTGTGCAACAAATTTTAATCCTGGAATCATCATATGAGATCATCACAAGCATGTGCACAGAATTAGAATCTCTACTAAATTTCATCAAGCAAACAGTGATCTGATTGTGAAAAAGCCAGAGAATATGCCATGTAAATTCTTCCTAATCTATTCATCTGCTTGTCAAAAGAGAGCAAACTAAGGGAGTCAAGGGATCACCATCCCTTGTCTTGGATGGTTGAACATCTCCATTCTGTCAAGGAATATAGGAGTTTGATTCACATATTGCAGTAGATAAGGGTAGAATTTAGCTTAAGGAGTTTTAATTGATGGGAATAACATAAATGACTCAACAAGAACAGTATGTCCACAGATCCACAAAACTAAATACATGCAGTGCATAAATGTAACTGGTTTCAAGAAAAGTACCTGAAGAAATGATGATAACAATTCGATTTGACAACTGAAGAAATCCCTCAAATCTTAAGAACTTATAGAAACATTTGAAAACAAAATGTAGACAGAATCTATATATTAAAATTAGACAAGAAGATTTATCCAGAAAGCAAAAACACTGAAACCCAGGCagtgaagaagaaaaaagagtagTTCAGAGCAAAAGATTGAGAGATGTATAAAGGAAAACAAATCAAATCTTTAGAAACTCAGTGCAGCGTTGAGTGGCTGTAGCAACAAATTCACTTACAATTCATGGAACAAGAACAGGGAGTTGTTACCAAAATCTAATCTTTAAGACGTGATACCAAGGGGGAGTTGTTCcctaaatctaaaaatcaaagctTGCACTTGAGAGAACACGAAATCCAGAGAAGCAACGCAGACAAAAGCGaaaaagattggatttttagGAGCAGGAAGCAGCAACCTGTATAGGGGAGAGGTTATCGTCGATGAACTGATCCCACGTCTGGTTCTGGTTCTGCAAGCTCTTGCACACCTTGCCCTGCACCAAGCAGCTCCTGATGCTCCTCCAGTTCTTGGCGCTCTCCACCCTCCTCTGGAGCCAATGGGAGTAGTCGCCGAGGCGGTACTCCGGGAACCCGCGGCCGGAGACGGCGTGGCTGGCGCCCTTGTTGGTGACGACGAAGGCGAAGAGGGTGAAGCAGACGAGGAGGATGATGAGGAGGAGCATGACGACGAGGTAGAGCCATAAGAGGCAGGAGTTGCGGAAGTAGGCGCCGACGCAGCCCGCGAGGGAGACGAGGAAGGCGAAGACGCCGAGCGCGACGAGGGGCACGTCCAGGAACCTCTCGCAGTCAGTGGCAGCGCGCTGGGTCAGCCAAATGCCACCGCCGAGGATGGGGATTGACAGCATCAGCGTGATGACGTTAAGCGCCCCGATGAGGCCGTTGCTCAACCTCACCATCCTTCCCCTGCACACCCaccgaggaggaaggagaagaagagtaaGAAGCAGAGCAGGCAGCCGATGCAATACAGAAAACAGAGGATGAGAGAGAGACTTCAATATAAGGGAAGTATTCGTAGGTGAGTGTTGGCATTAAGGCGACTACCATTCTTCCCCTGTCATAATTACCAAATAATGGAGATATAAGCCCATCTAATGCTCCTTTATTGTATGTGATTTGAATGCTGTGAGAAGCTATAAACACTGTCCATTGTGCTTAGAACTCGTCACATCCACATATACTGATTAATTATGGATATTATCTATTTATTTCTCCAGGTTTTATTATGATCGGCTACGAATGAAACAGAGGAGGCGTTCCTCTGTTTTCATGTGGAAAAAACGAGCTGTTCTTACGCGCCCAACTTACGCGCAAATCAGAACGTAACATGCACGGGGCCATCTCAGCACGTAATTTTCAGGCGTATAGAAGACTAGTATTCGAGGTCTCGTGGCAGATTAACTTAACGTTGACCGTTTAGCAGCAGTGGTGGGCGGCAGTTGACAGAGCGGTTAAGTGATCCGCGACGGAAGTTGAAGAGACGTCGTCGTCTTCCGCACTGCCATCGCcatatgcagatttatcttttttctttaatacctattaatattattatcataTAAATGGTAAGTGATAAAAAGTAAATTCGATTTAGGATTAAAATTCTTAACCTTTGATAAGTGAATCTAATAtacaaaaattatcattttatgagtaaaaaattattataataaatttcaaaTTTCTAacatttcttttatatatatatatatatatatatcactcgaAAAATTCTCACGTGCGGAAAAATAGTGCCACGTAGATATCCGGAACACGAACACCCAACTACCGATGGAGGACAACACCGCCCCGCATCGTATTCTGACCGTACGATTGGGCCTCCTTCCTCTTTATTACCACCGAGCATCGAATTCCAGCCGTACGATCTGCGGCCTTCCTCGTGTTATCCCCCGTTGCCCCCAGTAAACAGCCGCTCTTCCCGTGCTACTAATCAAAGGGTGTCTCCTCCCACGGCGACGTTGCAGTGCCACTCGTTAGGGTAGAAATTAGGGCTCGTTCGCGGCGCCTCGACTTGGGAGAGGAAGACTGAGGTGGAATCCCCTCGATCTCTTCCATTGCAGCCGCCAGGAGCTCTCTTTCGGTAACAATCGGACTCCGGATGGGTGCGATTCTTGAGTTTTCGTTGTTGGGTTTGCCTACTTGGTTGGATTAGATCGTCGATTACATGAGACAGCTCTGGATTTCGAGTCGGTGTAGAATTTGATCGCAATCATAATTATCGTGTTTGTTTCGTGGGGACGATGTTCCGTTGCTACTTCGCACTAACTCCTGTTTTAATTGTTGTTGTTCATCAGCTGCCATCTGTATTTTGATGAGAACCTCAGCACGGTTTCTTCAACAAGTCCGGTGTTTGTATCGGTTTCACCGAGGAGGGATTTCAGCGAATAGACTGGGGAAAACCGATAGAGTTTCCATTTTGAATCATCCGGTTGTGGGAGCCCTTGTCGGCAGAGAAGCCGATAGATACCTGAACCAAAGTTTGCTTTTCTTCAGGGCTGTGTGTACTAGCGGAGGTTCTCTTACGACCACTATTACATTGTTTTATTGTTTCCTATTCAACTGCAACAGAGTTTGTTTGCGTATTGCAACTTGTATTCAGTTATGGCATTATCTATTTACTACATACCAGTGGACATTGGCTATTAGGTTATGTTATTTTAAGATACAAACAATCGTTCTCTATTTTGATATCTAGCTATTACTATAAATAGGATCTTGTGATGTTGGCGGAGCAGGCCCTTTGCTGGAGTATGAAAAGAGAATTACATCCGGCGAACTTGTTGGCGGAGACAGCTTCCAGGTTTGGGCCGCTGATCCCTTAATCATGGCGCTGCTTGATTCATTGTCACTGGATGCTCTCATATTTCCTTGATGGTGACATTAGATAGACACACTTCAAGCACTGCAAAGGCTCTATGAAGAGCTTGTGGAGCATGAAGAGAGTTGCCAGTTGGATAGATATAAGTCATCACAAAAGTCTGGGAGGTATGCGTAGATAGTAATTTCTTGAATGTGACAGCTCGTTGATCTTCTCAAGGAATTGTCTGTTTGTATTTGCAATTTACTGTTTAATAGGATCATTATGCAGGAGGAGGTGGCTATGGTCCCGTTTTATGCCTCAGTCTACTTATTCACCAGTTAAAGGGCTGTATCTTTATGGAGGAGTAGGCACTGGAAAAACAATGCTTATGGATTTGTTTTTCAATCAATTGTATGCCTTCTCTGAGTTCTTCCTTGTTGCAATATATAAATCTAACATGTTTATGTCTTTTGGAAAATCATAGCTCGTAAGGCTCTTTATTACTGGAAAATTTATAGTTCGAAACATTTAGATTAAATCATATAACAAAATCTATTTGTGATTTTCATTTCTCTTGCTACTATTGCTATAATGAAGATTACATGTTCTACATTCACCAATTTCATCGTGGTCTACACCTGATGGGGATTCTTCAATATACCAGAATAATAGGGTTTTTGCCAACCATCAATCGGTCATTCATGCACACATGTATGGTTAATCATCACTTGTTTGGTACACTGGATATTAAGCTAAATCAAGAGTGTATGATCTTATCATCCTGTCAATTGTTTTTGGGTCAGATAGACCTCAATCTATCCAAGAGTAATTAATGCTTTGAGTGGTCCACCACCTGAGAGGCTTACAGTATCTTTGTCATTTGTACCCCCTTATCAGTTCCTGACAAAACTAAACATGAAGTAGTGAcactatatttttttctttttgctagtaaatttcatATTATCTATATTCTTTGTCTATCCACAATTTTCATTTAGCTATTGCCTAATTCCACTCTTTTCTTGTGCAGGCCATCTAATTGGAGGAAGAAAAGAATACACTTTCATGATTTTATGTTGAATGTACATAGCCGGCTACAGGTATGGTTACTTTTATATTTATCTCCAATTTTTTTGTTTACTAGGTTTAAGGAGCACTCAAACTTTTTTTTACTAGAACTAGTCCATTTATGCCCCTTTTAACTTATTATATGTTGACGTTCTTGGCCCTTCAATAATTTAATACTAGATGCACAAAGGGGTAGCAGATCCACTTGAAGTTGTTGCAGCAGAGATTTCAGATGAGTCCATTCTACTATGCCTTGATGAATTTATGGTATGTTCTGAATTTATTGATAGGTTATCATTTCTTCATATTGCTCTTGATGCTTTGTTGATTCTTAAACACATAGGTAACTGATGTTGCTGATGCTTTGATATTAAATCGGCTTTTTTGCCATTTGTTCAGCAATGGTGTGGTGCGTATTTCTCTTTACCTTGATATTTCCCTTTTTCTGCTTAGAAACTGCATTCACCTTTCTATTCCTTTCCCATATGTGGTACATTTCAATCCTAGGTTCTTGTCTCCACTTCCAATCGTGCTCCAGACCAGCTCTATGAAGGTGGTTTGCAAAGGGACCTATTTTTACCTTTTATTGAAACCTTGAAGGTATCTGATAGTTATTTTATGGCTCTGGTTTAAGTTTTATAAGATATAATCGTTTAGTAGCTGATGATGATCTTGTgaaaatttgagaaaggaaaggtgTGTAATTCATGAAATTAGCTCTTCAACGGACTACCGAAAGATGGGTTCTGTAAGTTCTGTGCTTTATTATTGATAAATGCCCTGATACCACAACCGCTAACAGCAATTGCACTTGATGCAGGCAGAGAATGGCTACTATTTTATCGGGAAGAAGTACTCTGGACTCCTAAGAGAGAAGTTTCATCAGTTAATAGGAGCAGAGAAACCTGGCCCGCAAGTTGTTGAAGTTGTAATGGGACGAAAGTTGCAGGTCTAAATTATAGATCTTCGAAACATGATAACATTTGGGTCTTTCATGGCATATAGGAAAGAAGATTGGTGATTCTTATACCTTTTTACATTCAGGTCCCACTCGGAGCTAATGGATGTGCATATTTTCCTTTTGAGGATCTTTGTGACAGACCTTTGGGGGCAGCAGACTACTTTGGATTGTTCAGTGAGCTAGCTCCACTCCTCTTCTGCATCAATTACATGCAATTTGTAGTATACTTGGGCATAACACTCATTATTGTGCTGGAAAACATACTATTTCCTATAGCCTGCTttgatttttttcaaaattattgtGCAGAGAAGTTCCATACACTTGCACTTGAAGGAGTTCCCAAGTTTGGGATCCACAACAGAACTGCAGCGTATAGGTTTGTCACATTGGTTGATGTGCGTCTCAAGCTTTCCTTCAAGTATTGTAATTTGAAGATTATAGATCTAGCCTATAGTGTCGGCTATTTGCCATATTAGCTATGCTGAAAATTGTGGAATTTTCTTCTAACGTGTTTAACCAGATATCTCAACAAGAGAAAGGTTTGATAAGAGAAAAAGGattgtgaagaagaagaagaatgtatCTGATGTAGGGTTATGAGTTAAAATAGAGCATAAATATGAATCTAAATTATAGGTTAGACTGATTATTAGCTTTTTGATATCTCCTAGTGATTGTTTAGTTTGAAGTTTTGAACAAGTTACTGGAAAATAAAGACAGTCTTTTCTGATGTCCAATTTTTTATTCCGGCCAGGTGTTTTTAGGTTTATTGATTTAGAATGGAAGTAACTAGTGGTGGCTGGCTGTTTATACAAGAACTTGGTCACTTTTTTTTCATGGTGAATATTTAAATAATGATTAGCATCTGTTAGTTATGATGAATAAGTAATATGCTTTTCAAATGACGAATTTACTTGATAGATTATGTTGGCGACTCATAGTTATCCATATAATAAGGGTGTTGCTATCCATTGCATTCTGAGATCTGAATTGTAATGCACATGAGCACAATTTTCATTTTTGTATTGTGACATTGACTTGTTATGTAAGAATATAATATTTGACATATTTCTGCATGTTTTTTGAATTATCAATGTTTTTTATGCACATGCTTGATAAATATGTGACAATTTGGACTGTAGAGTGTGTGTGTGGATATCGATACTAAAGCACTGGTGATCTAATTAATAGAAAAAGGAACTGTGATGGTTTGCTAGAGAAACAATTCTTCGTGCATTGACTGTTACGAGTGTTCACCAGTAATTTAAGTAGATGGTTAAAGAAAATAGTAATATCTCTTTTCAACAGGTGATGTATGAGAATAAAGCCAGATTGTTGTGCACGGCAGAAGCATCTCCTGTTGAGTTATTTGAAAGAATTGTGACAGTCATGGATGCCCAGAAAATTTATCCACGGTCTTCTTCACGGTCTAAGAAAACTGATGATATTGATCTTTGCGTTGACAATGAGCTAGGATTCGCCAAAGACCGCACCATCAGCAGGTATGACTCAACTAATTCCTAGTAATATGGTTTAAGGACATATATGAATGCATATATACAAGAATCATAATCTGTTGCATTTATTCATTGGCCAAAAATATGAAACCAGATTTAACATTCTTTCAGTGCTTGAGACAATATATTAGGAACATTCTTCAtgttatgatgattgatttttttactgataatgtttcttattttagagTCACTAATGGTGCTGTCATTTACCAGATTAACAGAGATGAATAGCAAAGAGTATTTGGAGCAACATGAAGCCAATGTGACGGATAATAAGACCCCACAAAAGTAGAGAATGATGTTGTGATaacaatgtttcatttattaatttatatgttGAATAAAATCTCCTTAATTTTGAGGGAACACATAATCCATCTGTTGAGGTGGAGGCTTCAGAACTAATCTTATCTTACATTTTGTTGAAAGATATCAACTGTGAAAGAAAATTATATATGAGCTATCCAATTTTACTTCTTGCTTCTGAGTTCATTTATCCGTCAATCTGCTCATGCAGAGTTCGGTGTCTTTTACGACAATGCTTTAGTTATGACTACTGCTGCAGATCTTTTGCCATCAGCCCCGCACAACTCATCTTCTCAACCTTCTTCGGCGACGGCGAGACCGAGCTACGACGGAGGCGGCAGGAAGAACCGAAGTGACCGGCGACCGTCGCAAGACACTGGCAACATCCGAATCCGGTCACCTCAGGTAGGATTAAGAACGGAGAACTGCTAGGATTgaagtcaaaaaaataatttattggcCCGGTTTGTCCCCCAGTGTGTAATGCGGTAAGAACACGAGACGGtgttcatatttcagtttactggTTGGAGGAGATGGGCCAATGTGGCCTGACCCACGAGATGGTTAGCTAACCAAACAGTCAAATAAGAAGAAGCCCACCCACGAGATTGGACCGGGCTTCATTTTCGCGTGAAGTTGCGGAGTCATTCTCATGAATCCGGTCACCATAGGTACGTTTAAGAATTCAGAATTCAGAGGTTTTGAcgccaaaaaatatttttttgggcCTCTTTGTCGCAAGATGAGTATGTGGTAATCTTACAGAACGGTGTTTGTACCCAGATAACTAGAAGGTCAGCTGATGAAACGGCCCAAGAAGAAGAAGCTCACATACGAGATTGGACCGGGCTCTAATTTGCACGTGTAGTTGGGAGCCACTTTCATGAATCCGGTCACCGCAGGTACGTATAAGAATTCAGAATTAAGAGGTTTTCAcgccaaaatttttttttttgggcctCTTTGTCGCAAGATGCATTTGCGGTAATCTTACAGAACGGTGTTTGTAACCAGATACTAGAAGGTCAGCTGATGAAACGGCCCAAGAACAAGAAGCCCACCCACGAGATTGGACCGGGCTTAATTTGCTCATGTAGTTGCGG from Musa acuminata AAA Group cultivar baxijiao chromosome BXJ1-3, Cavendish_Baxijiao_AAA, whole genome shotgun sequence encodes the following:
- the LOC103980010 gene encoding uncharacterized protein LOC103980010 isoform X7; translation: MAAICILMRTSARFLQQVRCLYRFHRGGISANRLGKTDRVSILNHPVVGALVGREADRYLNQSLLFFRAVCTSGGSCDVGGAGPLLEYEKRITSGELVGGDSFQIDTLQALQRLYEELVEHEESCQLDRYKSSQKSGRRRWLWSRFMPQSTYSPVKGLYLYGGVGTGKTMLMDLFFNQLPSNWRKKRIHFHDFMLNVHSRLQMHKGVADPLEVVAAEISDESILLCLDEFMVTDVADALILNRLFCHLFSNGVVLVSTSNRAPDQLYEGGLQRDLFLPFIETLKERCVIHEISSSTDYRKMGSAENGYYFIGKKYSGLLREKFHQLIGAEKPGPQVVEVVMGRKLQVPLGANGCAYFPFEDLCDRPLGAADYFGLFKKFHTLALEGVPKFGIHNRTAAYRFVTLVDVMYENKARLLCTAEASPVELFERIVTVMDAQKIYPRSSSRSKKTDDIDLCVDNELGFAKDRTISRLTEMNSKEYLEQHEANVTDNKTPQK
- the LOC103980010 gene encoding uncharacterized protein LOC103980010 isoform X5 yields the protein MAAICILMRTSARFLQQVRCLYRFHRGGISANRLGKTDRVSILNHPVVGALVGREADRYLNQSLLFFRAVCTSGGSCDVGGAGPLLEYEKRITSGELVGGDSFQTHFKHCKGSMKSLWSMKRVASWIDISHHKSLGGSLCRRRWLWSRFMPQSTYSPVKGLYLYGGVGTGKTMLMDLFFNQLPSNWRKKRIHFHDFMLNVHSRLQMHKGVADPLEVVAAEISDESILLCLDEFMVTDVADALILNRLFCHLFSNGVVLVSTSNRAPDQLYEGGLQRDLFLPFIETLKERCVIHEISSSTDYRKMGSAENGYYFIGKKYSGLLREKFHQLIGAEKPGPQVVEVVMGRKLQVPLGANGCAYFPFEDLCDRPLGAADYFGLFKKFHTLALEGVPKFGIHNRTAAYRFVTLVDVMYENKARLLCTAEASPVELFERIVTVMDAQKIYPRSSSRSKKTDDIDLCVDNELGFAKDRTISRSFAISPAQLIFSTFFGDGETELRRRRQEEPK
- the LOC103980010 gene encoding uncharacterized protein LOC103980010 isoform X1 produces the protein MAAICILMRTSARFLQQVRCLYRFHRGGISANRLGKTDRVSILNHPVVGALVGREADRYLNQSLLFFRAVCTSGGSCDVGGAGPLLEYEKRITSGELVGGDSFQTHFKHCKGSMKSLWSMKRVASWIDISHHKSLGGSLCRRRWLWSRFMPQSTYSPVKGLYLYGGVGTGKTMLMDLFFNQLPSNWRKKRIHFHDFMLNVHSRLQMHKGVADPLEVVAAEISDESILLCLDEFMVTDVADALILNRLFCHLFSNGVVLVSTSNRAPDQLYEGGLQRDLFLPFIETLKERCVIHEISSSTDYRKMGSAENGYYFIGKKYSGLLREKFHQLIGAEKPGPQVVEVVMGRKLQVPLGANGCAYFPFEDLCDRPLGAADYFGLFSELAPLLFCINYMQFVVYLGITLIIVLENILFPIACFDFFQNYCAEKFHTLALEGVPKFGIHNRTAAYRFVTLVDVMYENKARLLCTAEASPVELFERIVTVMDAQKIYPRSSSRSKKTDDIDLCVDNELGFAKDRTISRSFAISPAQLIFSTFFGDGETELRRRRQEEPK
- the LOC103980010 gene encoding uncharacterized protein LOC103980010 isoform X9; translation: MAAICILMRTSARFLQQVRCLYRFHRGGISANRLGKTDRVSILNHPVVGALVGREADRYLNQSLLFFRAVCTSGGSCDVGGAGPLLEYEKRITSGELVGGDSFQTHFKHCKGSMKSLWSMKRVASWIDISHHKSLGGSLCRRRWLWSRFMPQSTYSPVKGLYLYGGVGTGKTMLMDLFFNQLPSNWRKKRIHFHDFMLNVHSRLQMHKGVADPLEVVAAEISDESILLCLDEFMVTDVADALILNRLFCHLFSNGVVLVSTSNRAPDQLYEGGLQRDLFLPFIETLKERCVIHEISSSTDYRKMGSAENGYYFIGKKYSGLLREKFHQLIGAEKPGPQVVEVVMGRKLQVPLGANGCAYFPFEDLCDRPLGAADYFGLFSELAPLLFCINYMQFVVYLGITLIIVLENILFPIACFDFFQNYCAEKFHTLALEGVPKFGIHNRTAAYR
- the LOC103980010 gene encoding uncharacterized protein LOC103980010 isoform X3, translating into MAAICILMRTSARFLQQVRCLYRFHRGGISANRLGKTDRVSILNHPVVGALVGREADRYLNQSLLFFRAVCTSGGSCDVGGAGPLLEYEKRITSGELVGGDSFQTHFKHCKGSMKSLWSMKRVASWIDISHHKSLGGSLCRRRWLWSRFMPQSTYSPVKGLYLYGGVGTGKTMLMDLFFNQLPSNWRKKRIHFHDFMLNVHSRLQMHKGVADPLEVVAAEISDESILLCLDEFMVTDVADALILNRLFCHLFSNGVVLVSTSNRAPDQLYEGGLQRDLFLPFIETLKERCVIHEISSSTDYRKMGSAENGYYFIGKKYSGLLREKFHQLIGAEKPGPQVVEVVMGRKLQVPLGANGCAYFPFEDLCDRPLGAADYFGLFSELAPLLFCINYMQFVVYLGITLIIVLENILFPIACFDFFQNYCAEKFHTLALEGVPKFGIHNRTAAYRFVTLVDVMYENKARLLCTAEASPVELFERIVTVMDAQKIYPRSSSRSKKTDDIDLCVDNELGFAKDRTISRLTEMNSKEYLEQHEANVTDNKTPQK
- the LOC103980010 gene encoding uncharacterized protein LOC103980010 isoform X11, whose amino-acid sequence is MAAICILMRTSARFLQQVRCLYRFHRGGISANRLGKTDRVSILNHPVVGALVGREADRYLNQSLLFFRAVCTSGGSCDVGGAGPLLEYEKRITSGELVGGDSFQTHFKHCKGSMKSLWSMKRVASWIDISHHKSLGGSLCRRRWLWSRFMPQSTYSPVKGLYLYGGVGTGKTMLMDLFFNQLPSNWRKKRIHFHDFMLNVHSRLQMHKGVADPLEVVAAEISDESILLCLDEFMVTDVADALILNRLFCHLFSNGVVLVSTSNRAPDQLYEGGLQRDLFLPFIETLKERCVIHEISSSTDYRKMGSAENGYYFIGKKYSGLLREKFHQLIGAEKPGPQVVEVVMGRKLQVPLGANGCAYFPFEDLCDRPLGAADYFGLFKKFHTLALEGVPKFGIHNRTAAYR
- the LOC103980010 gene encoding uncharacterized protein LOC103980010 isoform X2; protein product: MAAICILMRTSARFLQQVRCLYRFHRGGISANRLGKTDRVSILNHPVVGALVGREADRYLNQSLLFFRAVCTSGGSCDVGGAGPLLEYEKRITSGELVGGDSFQIDTLQALQRLYEELVEHEESCQLDRYKSSQKSGRRRWLWSRFMPQSTYSPVKGLYLYGGVGTGKTMLMDLFFNQLPSNWRKKRIHFHDFMLNVHSRLQMHKGVADPLEVVAAEISDESILLCLDEFMVTDVADALILNRLFCHLFSNGVVLVSTSNRAPDQLYEGGLQRDLFLPFIETLKERCVIHEISSSTDYRKMGSAENGYYFIGKKYSGLLREKFHQLIGAEKPGPQVVEVVMGRKLQVPLGANGCAYFPFEDLCDRPLGAADYFGLFSELAPLLFCINYMQFVVYLGITLIIVLENILFPIACFDFFQNYCAEKFHTLALEGVPKFGIHNRTAAYRFVTLVDVMYENKARLLCTAEASPVELFERIVTVMDAQKIYPRSSSRSKKTDDIDLCVDNELGFAKDRTISRSFAISPAQLIFSTFFGDGETELRRRRQEEPK
- the LOC103980010 gene encoding uncharacterized protein LOC103980010 isoform X6, producing the protein MAAICILMRTSARFLQQVRCLYRFHRGGISANRLGKTDRVSILNHPVVGALVGREADRYLNQSLLFFRAVCTSGGSCDVGGAGPLLEYEKRITSGELVGGDSFQTHFKHCKGSMKSLWSMKRVASWIDISHHKSLGGSLCRRRWLWSRFMPQSTYSPVKGLYLYGGVGTGKTMLMDLFFNQLPSNWRKKRIHFHDFMLNVHSRLQMHKGVADPLEVVAAEISDESILLCLDEFMVTDVADALILNRLFCHLFSNGVVLVSTSNRAPDQLYEGGLQRDLFLPFIETLKERCVIHEISSSTDYRKMGSAENGYYFIGKKYSGLLREKFHQLIGAEKPGPQVVEVVMGRKLQVPLGANGCAYFPFEDLCDRPLGAADYFGLFKKFHTLALEGVPKFGIHNRTAAYRFVTLVDVMYENKARLLCTAEASPVELFERIVTVMDAQKIYPRSSSRSKKTDDIDLCVDNELGFAKDRTISRLTEMNSKEYLEQHEANVTDNKTPQK